The Pseudanabaena galeata CCNP1313 genome includes a region encoding these proteins:
- the leuS gene encoding leucine--tRNA ligase, producing the protein MDSRYNPQQIEPKWQKIWAEKQLDKVSNAIDATKKKFYALSMFPYPSGDLHMGHVRNYTITDVIARYKRMQGYQVLHPMGWDAFGLPAENAAIDRNTHPAKWTYANIDNMRSQLQQVGLSYDWDRALATCSPDYYKWTQWIFLQFLEAGLAYQKEAKVNWDPIDQTVIANEQVDNEGRSWRSGALVEKRKLRQWFLKITDYAEQLLQDLDKLDEWPSNVKIMQANWIGKSTGAELSFAIVGTDQKITVFTTRPDTVYGVSYVVLAPEHPLVETLTSAAQKEAVTKFIEEVKNLSEIDRTSDDRPKRGVAIGASVVNPFTGKEVPIWIADYVLFEYGTGAVMGVPAHDVRDFAFAKQYDLPIQTVIESNSPLPVGEGQGVRESAYTDAGIMVNSGEFNGLDSVTAKTKIIELAEKNQWGTAKITYRLRDWLISRQRYWGCPIPVIHCPSCGIVPVPHADLPVILPEDVELTGRGASPLAQKDSWINVPCPKCGTAAKRETDTMDTFIDSSWYFLRFSDAKNAQEIGDRNAINNWMPVDQYVGGVEHAILHLLYSRFVTKVLRDRGLLNFDEPFTRLLTQGMVQGLTYMNPNKGGKDKWVPSALVDPKDPKDPKTGEPLQALYATMSKSKGNGVSPVDAIAKYGADTLRMFTLFKAPPEKDLEWEDADVEGQQRFLNRVWRLVSSFVETKQNGISKKIDKNLRRAIHIAIKEVSEDFDGGYQLNTAISEMMKLSNALQDVEDKSSATFLEGVETLLTLLAPFAPHIADELWSAIGHTDSIHLQPWLNHDPDALTVDEITLVIQINGKVRGSLQVPSSASNDKQALEEYARSSSAAQKYLEGKEIKKVIAVVGKLVNFVVV; encoded by the coding sequence ATGGACAGCAGATATAATCCTCAGCAGATCGAACCCAAGTGGCAAAAAATTTGGGCAGAGAAACAACTTGACAAAGTAAGTAACGCAATTGATGCAACCAAAAAGAAATTCTATGCGCTGTCAATGTTTCCCTACCCATCGGGCGATCTGCATATGGGGCATGTCCGTAACTACACGATCACCGATGTGATTGCCCGTTACAAAAGAATGCAGGGTTATCAAGTATTGCACCCGATGGGTTGGGATGCTTTCGGGTTGCCTGCGGAAAATGCAGCGATCGATCGCAATACCCATCCTGCCAAATGGACTTACGCCAATATCGACAATATGCGATCGCAGCTTCAGCAAGTGGGCTTGTCCTACGACTGGGATCGCGCGTTAGCCACCTGTTCGCCTGACTATTACAAATGGACACAATGGATCTTTTTGCAATTTTTGGAAGCGGGTTTGGCCTATCAAAAAGAGGCAAAGGTTAACTGGGACCCAATCGATCAGACCGTAATTGCCAATGAGCAGGTGGATAATGAGGGCAGATCTTGGCGATCGGGTGCATTGGTAGAGAAGCGCAAATTGCGTCAATGGTTCTTGAAAATCACCGACTATGCCGAACAGCTTTTGCAAGATTTGGACAAGCTCGATGAATGGCCATCTAATGTCAAAATCATGCAAGCCAATTGGATCGGCAAGTCCACAGGCGCAGAGCTAAGTTTTGCGATCGTTGGCACTGATCAGAAAATCACAGTTTTTACTACCCGTCCTGATACTGTTTACGGTGTGAGCTATGTTGTGCTTGCCCCTGAGCATCCCTTAGTCGAGACTTTGACCAGTGCAGCCCAAAAAGAAGCTGTTACCAAATTTATCGAAGAAGTCAAAAATCTCAGCGAAATCGATCGCACCTCCGATGATCGCCCTAAACGTGGCGTAGCGATCGGTGCGAGTGTAGTTAATCCCTTCACAGGCAAAGAAGTTCCCATCTGGATAGCCGATTATGTTCTCTTTGAATATGGAACTGGCGCTGTCATGGGCGTTCCTGCCCACGATGTCCGCGATTTTGCCTTTGCAAAACAGTATGACCTTCCTATTCAAACCGTAATCGAATCTAACTCCCCTCTGCCCGTGGGAGAGGGGCAGGGAGTGAGGGAATCTGCCTATACTGACGCAGGAATCATGGTCAATTCTGGTGAATTTAATGGGTTGGATTCCGTAACTGCGAAAACCAAAATCATTGAACTCGCAGAAAAAAATCAATGGGGAACTGCCAAAATCACCTATCGCTTGCGTGACTGGTTGATTTCGCGCCAAAGATATTGGGGCTGCCCAATTCCCGTCATCCATTGCCCTAGTTGCGGCATCGTTCCTGTTCCCCATGCTGATTTACCCGTGATCTTGCCTGAAGATGTGGAACTCACAGGACGAGGAGCCTCGCCTCTCGCACAAAAAGATTCTTGGATCAATGTCCCTTGTCCTAAATGCGGCACAGCAGCCAAGCGAGAAACCGACACGATGGATACCTTTATCGATTCCTCTTGGTATTTCTTGCGTTTCAGCGATGCCAAAAATGCTCAAGAAATAGGCGATCGCAATGCCATCAATAATTGGATGCCCGTCGATCAATATGTTGGTGGTGTGGAACACGCGATTTTGCACTTGCTCTATTCACGCTTTGTGACTAAGGTTTTGCGCGATCGCGGCTTGCTCAATTTCGATGAACCTTTTACGAGATTGCTGACTCAGGGCATGGTGCAGGGTCTGACCTACATGAACCCCAATAAAGGCGGCAAGGACAAATGGGTTCCTTCCGCTTTAGTTGATCCCAAAGATCCTAAAGATCCGAAAACAGGCGAACCGTTGCAAGCGCTCTATGCCACGATGTCTAAATCTAAGGGTAATGGGGTATCACCTGTCGATGCGATCGCTAAGTATGGAGCCGACACTTTGCGAATGTTTACTCTTTTCAAAGCTCCTCCTGAAAAGGATTTAGAATGGGAAGATGCCGATGTTGAAGGTCAGCAACGCTTCCTAAATCGGGTGTGGCGCTTAGTCTCTAGCTTTGTTGAAACCAAGCAGAATGGAATTTCTAAAAAAATTGATAAGAACTTACGCAGAGCCATTCACATCGCTATCAAGGAAGTCTCTGAAGATTTTGATGGAGGATACCAACTCAATACCGCGATTTCGGAAATGATGAAGTTGAGCAATGCTTTGCAAGATGTGGAAGATAAGAGTTCGGCTACTTTCCTAGAAGGTGTGGAAACTCTCTTAACTTTACTGGCTCCTTTTGCACCGCACATTGCTGACGAACTTTGGTCAGCGATCGGTCACACAGACTCAATCCATTTACAGCCTTGGCTCAATCATGATCCTGATGCACTAACCGTTGATGAGATTACCCTCGTAATTCAAATCAATGGCAAAGTACGTGGCAGTCTCCAAGTGCCATCTAGCGCTAGTAATGACAAGCAAGCATTGGAAGAGTATGCGCGCAGTTCAAGTGCCGCCCAGAAGTATCTCGAAGGTAAGGAGATTAAGAAGGTGATTGCTGTTGTAGGAAAGTTGGTTAATTTTGTAGTTGTCTAA